The nucleotide sequence TCGTGTTCTTCGTCAGAAGCATTCTTTATTCTTACCGTCAGCTGCTCCGGTGTATCGGACATCCTTACGGGGTTTTCAAACCAGACGGAATCGATATAAACATTGCTGGCTTTTTCAGCATGCATGGCCACCAGGTTGAGTGTGATGGTGGTGTCCTGGCTTATCACATCCAGGTCCGTAATGCTTTTCTGGTAATCCGATAATATGTAAGCAATTCTTGTTCCCTGGTGCTGTGAAAGTGCATCCTGCTGGCGCTTGTATACTTCACTGATGGAGCGTGTATCCGGAGATGTTTCCACCTCTCCAAGTGCTTCCAGGAAATCTTCTTTGCTGAGCAGGCGTTGCTGTTTTCCGAGAAAATCATTGGTGATCAGTTGGAAGATATCGGTAGGTGCGTATGCATCCGCCACCTCCCGGGCCTTCATTTTTGCCAGTTCCAGCAGACGCCCCTCTTCGTTGGTGGCATCCATGCTGAAGCTATTGTCGATATAAACGCTTATTGCTTTCTTTCCGGCGTCTGTAGGGTGATCACCTTCCGGAATGAAGGGTTGGGCAAAAGCAAGTATAAGGAAGGCCAGGGCGAGCAACCTGGTTGTAAGCACCAACAAATGTTTCAGGCGGGAGTGGGACCTTGTTTGTTGTTGCAGGTTTCGCAGAAAGCGAACCTGGGTGAAGTACACTTTTTTAAACCGCTGGAAATTGAACAGGTGAATGATAATGGGAATCGCCAGGGCGAAGAGAGCATAGAGCAGACTGGGATTCAGAAATTTCATCAAAGCCCAAAGATAGGAAAATTTTGAACCGGGCTAGGCACCTTCCGGGTAATTTCCTTCCCGGGAGAAGTCTTAAGCACCGGGAAACCGGTTTGGCTAAATAACTCCTTCTGCTTGTCCTTTGTTGCGTATAAAGCGTTTCGCAACCACCAGATCTTTGCTGTCATGGCCGTATTCATAAAACCCTTCACCGGCCTTGATGCCCAGATTGCCTGCTGTAACCATATTGACCAGGAGGGGGCAGGGTGCATATTTTGGATTTCCAAAACCATCGTGCAGTACTTTAAGGATCGACAGGCACACATCCAGACCGATGAAGTCTGCCAACTGCAATGGTCCCATGGGATGAGCCATACCGAGTTTCATAACGGTGTCTATCTCATGAACGCCTGCTACACCTTCGTAAAGAGAATATATGGCTTCATTGATCATGGGCATCAGGATGCGGTTGGCAATGAATCCCGGGTAGTCGTTAACCTCAACCGGCACTTTTCCCAGTTTTTCTGAAAGGGCAAAAACGGACCGACATACATCATCTGATGTAGCATATCCCCGAATGACCTCCACCAGCTTCATAATAGGTACCGGGTTCATGAAATGCATGCCGATGACCTGGGCCGGGCGCTGGGTGACGGCTGCAATTTTAGTGATCGATATGGAAGATGTGTTGGAAGCCAGGATGGTATGTTTATCACAGGCCTTGTCCAGCTCCCTGAAAATGTTCAGTTTTAGCTCGGTGTTTTCTGTGGCAGCTTCAACGACCAGATCACAATCTTTAACACCTTCGGGAAGAGAGGTGAATGTTTTGATGCGGGCCAGTGTTGCTACCTTATCTTCAGCAGCGATCTTTTCTTTGTTAACCAGACGGTCCAGATTTTTGGTAATGGTGGCCATACCTTTTTCAAGAGCGGCATCGGAGACGTCGATGAGTGCTACATCGTATCCGGTTTGCGCAAATACATGGGCAATCCCATTTCCCATTGTTCCTGAACCTATTACGGCAATCTTCTTCATGGCTTGTTGAATACGTATATATGTTACTTACTTGCCGGTCCCATCGTTATAAGATACTGCAACAGCGCTGTCGCATCTTCTTCGTTGATGGACGTTTCACCTGTCTTTTTATTCACCTTTCCCACCATGGCGGGAACAATTTTCTCGAGTCGTTCCTGCGATAACAGGGTGTGATCCTTAAGCGCGTGGCATGTGTTACAAAATTGTTCATTGATGCTTTTGCCCTTTTCCAGTCCTGCGAGGGTCAGACCGGGAAATAATTCGGAGCCCCGTTCCACATCCGTGGCAGACATGCCGGGAACCTTCACGGCAGCGGTTTTATGTGACTTACATGCAAACAGTGAAACTGTGCTCAGGGCCACAATGGTGAGAATCTTTTTCATAGAAATAATGTTATGGCCGAAGGTATCAATTTAGGTTTAGATCACAAACCAATAGGCTGTTATCACTTTATTTACCGCGCCCCTGAATGACAGTCAGGACGGTATAAAATATGATCTTAAGATCCAGCGCGAGTGACATGTTCTCAATATAAATGATGTCGTACTTCAACCGCTCAATCATTTGATTGACGTTTTCTGCATAGCCATATTTTACTTGTCCCCAGGAGGTAATTCCGGGCCTGACCTTATGAAGATGATGGTAGTGTTCTGCTTTCTTGACGATCTGATCAATGAAGAACTGGCGTTCCGGTCTGGGCCCCACAAGAGACATGTCTCCTCGAAGCACATTATAAAACTGCGGAAATTCGTCAAGTCGCGTTTTGCGCATAAAGCTTCCGAAGGCTGTAATGCGACTGTCATTGCCGCTGGACAATTTAGGCGTGTCAACTTCTGCATTCACTTTCATAGATCGGAATTTGTAAATGGTAAAGGGCATACCATGCAACCCGATCCTTTCGTGACTGTAAAATACAGGGCCTTTTGAAGTTGTCTTGACCAGGATGGCTGTGATGAGATAGAGGGGGAATCCCACCGTGAGTACAATGAGTGAGATCGAAATATCCATTGTGCGTTTAACAAACTTTTGCCAGTGAGGCATAAGATCCGGATAGATTTCGATCAACGGTGCACCGAACAGAGATGTCATCTTGACTGAACCGGAAAGGATGTCGTACATGTCGGGAATAATCTTGATGATGATGCCCAACCCTTCGATGCGATCCATGATCCGCCTAAGCTTATCGTGTTCCGATGATTCGATGGCGATGATCACCTCTTCTGCTTTTGATTCGCTTAATATCTCCCGGATGTCGTTGACATGTCCCAGGTGAGGAAGTTTTTTGGATAGTACCGGCTTTTTACCGTTGCCATTTACATGCACAAAACCTATAAAGCGATTACCGCTGGAATG is from Flavobacteriales bacterium and encodes:
- a CDS encoding 3-hydroxybutyryl-CoA dehydrogenase: MKKIAVIGSGTMGNGIAHVFAQTGYDVALIDVSDAALEKGMATITKNLDRLVNKEKIAAEDKVATLARIKTFTSLPEGVKDCDLVVEAATENTELKLNIFRELDKACDKHTILASNTSSISITKIAAVTQRPAQVIGMHFMNPVPIMKLVEVIRGYATSDDVCRSVFALSEKLGKVPVEVNDYPGFIANRILMPMINEAIYSLYEGVAGVHEIDTVMKLGMAHPMGPLQLADFIGLDVCLSILKVLHDGFGNPKYAPCPLLVNMVTAGNLGIKAGEGFYEYGHDSKDLVVAKRFIRNKGQAEGVI
- a CDS encoding sugar transferase, whose product is MNRTLQVLKYVIADLISASLAWGMFFIYRKKFIEPVKYGYEVPYELDQKLVIGLIILPLFWLLLYTIFGTYRDIYRKSRLKEMAQTLWASFIGVLVIFFVLLLDDEVANYKSYYRTFFVLYGLHFLITFLFRFLLTSHTAHRIQRHIIGFPTVLIGSNEKAAELYDEMTNAKHSSGNRFIGFVHVNGNGKKPVLSKKLPHLGHVNDIREILSESKAEEVIIAIESSEHDKLRRIMDRIEGLGIIIKIIPDMYDILSGSVKMTSLFGAPLIEIYPDLMPHWQKFVKRTMDISISLIVLTVGFPLYLITAILVKTTSKGPVFYSHERIGLHGMPFTIYKFRSMKVNAEVDTPKLSSGNDSRITAFGSFMRKTRLDEFPQFYNVLRGDMSLVGPRPERQFFIDQIVKKAEHYHHLHKVRPGITSWGQVKYGYAENVNQMIERLKYDIIYIENMSLALDLKIIFYTVLTVIQGRGK